One Alteromonas sp. KC3 DNA segment encodes these proteins:
- a CDS encoding lipoprotein-releasing ABC transporter permease subunit: MARHITVLLSKQGAMFSSFYPLSAFIAYRYAKSNKASQNSFVSFINRFSVAGIALGLMALIIVVSVMNGLEGQLKQRILGIVPHIELATPLNTQSQVVGVKASMAFREAEAVVQSRTDLRGVQIHGVEPNAMLMHTMVANKLEQGRFEDITPSSFHVVIGRALAVKLDARVGDRIRVMVAGASVYTPFGRMPSQRLVTVAGIFDMGSKMDDKVIYMHLDDVNRLLRDPKGEGISQRLFLDDAFNYLAVVEQLTESFHIDAAQIKTWRERQGPLFDAVKMEKNMMMLMLLLIIAVAAFNIVSALVMVVTEKQGDIAVLQTQGMLPSTIMWIFVLNGLFNGVKGAAIGLLLGVVVTLQLNNFLALIGSPLALSADGSGLPIEMNMVQIVSITGLSLLLCVSASIYPARKAMKIQPSQALQNE; encoded by the coding sequence ATGGCGAGGCATATTACCGTATTACTTTCAAAACAAGGCGCTATGTTTTCTTCTTTCTATCCGCTTTCTGCATTTATTGCTTATCGCTACGCTAAATCGAATAAAGCTAGCCAGAACAGCTTTGTCTCATTCATTAACCGTTTCTCAGTAGCAGGCATTGCGCTTGGTCTTATGGCGTTAATCATTGTCGTGTCAGTAATGAATGGGCTCGAAGGCCAATTGAAGCAACGTATTTTGGGCATTGTTCCCCATATTGAGTTAGCCACGCCGTTAAACACGCAGTCCCAAGTCGTGGGTGTAAAAGCTTCAATGGCATTTCGCGAAGCAGAAGCCGTGGTGCAAAGCCGTACGGATTTACGTGGCGTACAGATACACGGTGTTGAACCAAACGCAATGCTGATGCATACCATGGTAGCGAACAAACTGGAACAAGGAAGATTCGAAGATATTACGCCCAGCAGCTTTCATGTTGTTATTGGACGAGCACTTGCGGTCAAACTTGATGCCCGGGTAGGAGATCGCATACGCGTAATGGTAGCAGGTGCCAGCGTATACACGCCTTTTGGTCGAATGCCAAGCCAGCGCCTTGTCACGGTGGCGGGTATTTTTGATATGGGGTCTAAAATGGACGATAAAGTCATTTATATGCATCTTGATGATGTAAATAGGTTGCTTCGTGACCCTAAAGGAGAAGGTATTTCACAGCGTCTGTTTTTAGATGATGCATTTAACTACCTCGCTGTAGTTGAACAGCTAACCGAATCATTTCACATAGACGCCGCGCAAATTAAAACGTGGCGAGAGCGTCAAGGGCCATTATTTGATGCCGTGAAAATGGAAAAGAATATGATGATGCTGATGTTGCTGCTAATTATCGCAGTGGCTGCATTTAATATAGTGTCAGCATTGGTAATGGTTGTAACCGAAAAGCAAGGTGACATAGCGGTTTTGCAAACACAGGGCATGCTACCAAGCACCATAATGTGGATTTTCGTTTTAAATGGACTATTTAACGGCGTAAAAGGTGCTGCGATAGGGCTGTTGTTAGGTGTAGTGGTAACTCTTCAACTAAACAATTTTTTGGCACTTATTGGTTCGCCTCTGGCGTTATCGGCAGATGGCAGTGGTTTGCCAATTGAGATGAATATGGTCCAGATAGTCAGCATAACTGGGCTATCACTATTACTTTGTGTCAGCGCCAGTATCTATCCCGCAAGAAAAGCGATGAAAATTCAGCCGTCCCAGGCACTGCAAAACGAATAA
- a CDS encoding phosphoribosyltransferase encodes MNKNFITSQSLLQDSFRLASKVYEDGFRPDFIIGIWRGGAPIGIAVQEFFEFKNTSTDHIAVRTSSYYGINKQSKEIRVHGLHYLVENANADDKLLIVDDVFDSGRSVEALIKQINKLMRLNMPKDIRIACPWYKPQNNTTDLVPDYYVNESDEWLVFPHEIAGLSEEEIREGKGELADVMDILFQK; translated from the coding sequence ATGAACAAGAATTTTATCACCTCGCAATCGCTTCTACAGGATTCCTTTCGCTTAGCGTCAAAGGTGTATGAAGATGGCTTCCGTCCAGACTTTATTATTGGTATCTGGCGTGGTGGTGCTCCAATTGGTATCGCGGTTCAGGAGTTCTTCGAGTTCAAGAACACGTCAACAGACCACATCGCGGTGCGTACATCGTCGTACTATGGTATCAATAAGCAGTCTAAAGAGATCCGTGTTCACGGTTTGCACTATCTGGTAGAGAACGCAAACGCAGATGATAAGTTGCTTATTGTTGATGATGTATTCGACTCAGGTCGCAGTGTAGAAGCACTTATTAAGCAAATTAATAAACTTATGCGTCTTAACATGCCAAAAGACATCCGTATTGCGTGTCCTTGGTATAAGCCGCAAAACAATACCACTGACTTAGTACCAGACTACTACGTGAACGAAAGTGACGAGTGGTTAGTGTTTCCACATGAAATTGCAGGCCTTTCTGAAGAAGAAATTCGCGAAGGTAAAGGCGAACTTGCTGACGTAATGGATATCCTGTTTCAAAAGTAA
- a CDS encoding GAF domain-containing sensor histidine kinase, translating to MNKDYENVLEDLALVYRLKEQAEAHKKESDALLAGTRALLTATSEQELYKKMFGIFKSLYNYEVCFVLENDSKGKMRCTNSTFSPLLDSLWDIDETLSKAIKSTPVALFNIKMQPTWQAHLDTFDIPVTSVLYCPFKVHSQHAVIVFCHNTLGYYTQEYVDMANRYRTFTEQMAMSVQAKLMALETVRLKEEKAQVEKSLIDSEKMASLGLLAAGVAHEINNPIAFINSNIHFLKDTLPSLSTMQDIVVSLAKSSSDQERAQLADRATTWAQQNKLDSLSDEIADICEESEEGLMRVTEIITSLRSFSHDADIADDETVNVDDCVAHALRLVNSELKHRIEICQYLNEPPAIKGKTGKLNQILVNLFVNAAQAMEDGGTLTIRSWHDKQNNTTVLQVADTGCGIEKHALQKLFEPFYTTKPTGKGTGLGLYISFSIVEAMGGTISVDSEVNVGTTFTLTFPTPDLM from the coding sequence ATGAATAAAGATTACGAAAACGTTTTAGAAGATCTTGCCCTCGTTTATCGACTAAAAGAGCAAGCTGAAGCCCATAAGAAAGAAAGTGATGCCTTGTTAGCGGGTACGCGAGCTTTGCTGACCGCTACCAGCGAACAAGAGCTTTATAAGAAGATGTTTGGAATTTTTAAAAGCCTCTATAACTATGAGGTATGTTTTGTGCTTGAAAACGATAGTAAGGGAAAAATGCGATGCACTAACAGTACTTTTTCGCCGTTGTTAGACTCACTGTGGGACATCGATGAAACATTATCAAAAGCCATAAAGAGCACCCCCGTCGCCCTGTTCAATATCAAAATGCAGCCAACGTGGCAGGCGCACCTTGATACATTCGATATCCCTGTAACCTCGGTGTTGTACTGCCCTTTTAAAGTGCACTCCCAACATGCGGTTATTGTGTTTTGTCACAATACCTTGGGCTATTACACACAGGAATATGTAGATATGGCTAATCGCTATCGTACGTTCACTGAACAAATGGCCATGAGTGTTCAAGCCAAACTCATGGCGCTTGAAACGGTTCGTTTAAAAGAAGAGAAAGCGCAAGTTGAAAAAAGCCTTATTGATTCTGAAAAAATGGCGTCACTGGGGTTGCTCGCGGCGGGTGTTGCGCATGAAATAAATAACCCTATCGCGTTTATTAATAGCAATATACATTTTTTAAAAGACACTTTACCTAGCTTATCGACGATGCAAGATATTGTTGTATCGCTAGCCAAAAGTTCATCAGATCAAGAGCGAGCACAACTAGCTGACCGCGCTACAACTTGGGCGCAACAAAATAAGCTCGACTCGTTAAGTGACGAAATTGCAGATATTTGTGAAGAGTCTGAAGAAGGCCTAATGCGCGTAACCGAAATTATAACCAGTTTGCGATCATTTTCTCACGACGCTGATATTGCAGATGATGAAACAGTTAATGTAGATGACTGTGTAGCACACGCACTGCGCTTGGTGAACAGTGAACTGAAACACAGAATTGAAATATGTCAGTACCTTAATGAACCACCAGCGATTAAAGGTAAAACCGGCAAGTTAAATCAAATATTGGTAAACCTATTTGTAAACGCAGCACAAGCAATGGAAGACGGTGGTACACTTACTATTCGTTCTTGGCACGACAAACAAAATAATACAACGGTTTTGCAAGTCGCAGATACTGGATGTGGAATAGAAAAACATGCGTTACAGAAGCTATTTGAACCCTTCTACACCACAAAACCAACAGGTAAAGGGACTGGGTTGGGACTTTATATCTCTTTTTCTATCGTCGAAGCCATGGGCGGCACAATTTCGGTGGACAGCGAAGTTAACGTTGGCACTACGTTCACCCTCACCTTTCCAACACCTGACTTAATGTAA
- a CDS encoding FIST signal transduction protein, producing the protein MQIITHSLKHHSTEALNVELNQLLSTHNYSVVIAYSNCIHNSEQLQQVFCAHTTSFMLATSCLGALHCNAETAKANADISLFCINDSQGAYGVGSAALYNEVTNQSEPFNAGARALEQALANADRPYESPALIWCALPPGEEERILEGFASVVGEQVPIFGGSTADNTVEGNWCTATADTCGANTIAVCVLYPSTPLGLSYSSGYKPTETVFTVTSALGRNLAALNGQSASQIYNSATNNLIENELSGGQILGLTSSAPLGKPVELENGAFNYLLCHPDEVCLDGSLNVFSEVHEGDVLTLMEGNIDSLTSRAERVITNAIMLLPQNKTPLGVLMIYCAGCRLMVGDAIVPMIENLQLKFDGLPICGPFTFGEQGRFLDGKNRHGNLMISAVVFSK; encoded by the coding sequence ATGCAGATAATCACCCACTCTTTAAAACATCATTCAACCGAAGCGCTCAATGTGGAATTAAACCAGCTGTTGAGCACTCACAATTACTCTGTAGTTATCGCCTATAGCAACTGCATACATAATTCAGAGCAACTACAGCAAGTTTTCTGTGCTCATACCACTTCCTTTATGCTGGCCACATCATGTCTTGGCGCTCTGCATTGTAATGCTGAAACGGCAAAAGCAAATGCCGACATCTCCTTATTTTGTATTAATGACAGCCAAGGTGCTTACGGCGTGGGTAGTGCCGCTTTGTACAACGAAGTGACTAATCAAAGTGAGCCTTTCAACGCAGGCGCTCGGGCACTTGAACAAGCCCTTGCGAATGCTGATAGGCCCTATGAAAGTCCAGCATTGATATGGTGCGCGTTACCGCCTGGCGAAGAGGAGCGTATTTTGGAAGGTTTTGCCAGCGTCGTAGGAGAACAAGTGCCCATTTTTGGTGGTTCAACAGCAGACAATACCGTGGAGGGCAATTGGTGCACTGCAACTGCAGATACTTGTGGGGCTAATACAATAGCGGTCTGTGTGTTGTATCCCTCTACTCCACTGGGTTTAAGTTACAGTTCTGGTTACAAACCTACTGAAACTGTGTTTACGGTAACATCAGCACTTGGAAGAAATTTAGCAGCATTAAACGGCCAATCCGCAAGTCAGATTTATAACAGTGCTACCAACAACCTCATTGAAAACGAGCTCAGTGGCGGGCAAATTTTAGGGCTCACGTCATCAGCACCTTTGGGTAAACCCGTCGAGCTGGAAAACGGCGCGTTTAATTATTTGCTTTGCCATCCTGATGAAGTTTGCCTTGATGGCAGTCTTAACGTTTTTTCAGAAGTACACGAAGGTGACGTATTAACCCTCATGGAAGGCAATATTGATAGCCTCACATCTCGGGCAGAACGGGTGATTACTAACGCAATTATGCTTCTTCCGCAAAATAAAACACCTCTGGGTGTGCTTATGATTTACTGCGCAGGTTGTAGGCTTATGGTGGGAGATGCCATTGTACCTATGATTGAAAACCTGCAATTAAAGTTTGACGGTTTGCCCATATGCGGCCCATTCACTTTTGGCGAACAAGGACGATTCCTTGATGGCAAAAACAGGCATGGCAATTTGATGATTTCAGCTGTTGTGTTTTCAAAATGA
- a CDS encoding energy-coupling factor ABC transporter permease, with amino-acid sequence MSTLQTIALLVYSGFLVGALKHLDVAHFLKSKHQQHLLFGSAASLFVLWLFKAGIYDGLDVHFLGLSVVTLMLGFRLAIITAFITLLGSTGVGFNAWENIGVNGLVGTILPIGITYLFYMLSFHRITRQLFVYIFLCAFFPAALSIALKTLTLGLFYYTEGTYPWDVIFDNYVLLIPLLVFPEALLNGMAITLLVIYQPTWVYTFHDKFYLDK; translated from the coding sequence GTGAGCACACTTCAAACCATTGCCCTTTTGGTATACAGCGGCTTTTTAGTTGGTGCACTAAAACACCTTGATGTGGCTCACTTCCTTAAAAGTAAACATCAGCAGCACTTACTATTTGGCAGTGCTGCAAGTTTGTTTGTGCTGTGGCTTTTCAAAGCTGGCATTTACGACGGCTTAGATGTTCATTTTCTTGGTCTGTCTGTTGTAACCCTTATGCTAGGGTTTCGCCTCGCTATAATTACTGCTTTTATTACATTACTGGGTTCAACAGGCGTTGGGTTTAACGCTTGGGAAAATATTGGTGTAAACGGCTTAGTCGGCACTATCCTACCAATAGGTATTACTTACCTGTTTTACATGTTGTCGTTTCATCGTATTACCAGACAATTGTTCGTGTATATTTTTTTATGTGCGTTTTTCCCTGCGGCACTTTCCATAGCGCTAAAAACTCTTACCCTGGGTTTGTTTTACTACACCGAAGGTACTTACCCATGGGATGTCATTTTCGACAACTACGTTTTGCTGATTCCCCTATTGGTATTTCCAGAGGCGCTTTTAAATGGAATGGCGATTACATTACTCGTCATTTATCAGCCAACATGGGTATACACTTTTCACGATAAATTCTATTTAGACAAGTAA
- the xthA gene encoding exodeoxyribonuclease III has product MKVISFNINGIRARLHQLQALIDAHQPDIIGLQEIKVHNEQFPVKDVEAMGYHVYFHGQKSHYGVAFLTKKEPESVTMGFPSDDDDAQRRMIMLKTTDDTGKPVTILNGYFPQGENEKHETKYPAKRKFYQDLMAYLNGNHTPDDQVIVMGDVNISHTDLDIGIGEENRKRWLRTGKCSFLPEEREWLNTVIDWGFEDSFRALNPKVDDKFSWFDYRSKGFNDNRGLRIDLILATKPLHTKLTEAGIDYVLRGIEKPSDHAPIWAVYSD; this is encoded by the coding sequence ATGAAAGTAATCTCATTTAACATTAATGGTATCCGCGCTCGCTTACATCAGCTTCAAGCGTTAATCGATGCCCACCAGCCCGATATTATTGGCTTGCAAGAAATCAAAGTGCATAACGAACAGTTTCCGGTTAAAGACGTAGAGGCTATGGGTTATCACGTATATTTTCACGGCCAAAAAAGTCATTACGGCGTGGCCTTTCTCACTAAAAAAGAGCCAGAGTCAGTAACCATGGGCTTTCCAAGTGACGATGATGATGCACAACGCCGTATGATCATGTTGAAGACAACAGATGACACCGGCAAGCCAGTTACCATTTTAAATGGCTATTTCCCGCAGGGTGAAAATGAAAAGCACGAAACTAAGTACCCTGCTAAGCGCAAGTTCTATCAAGATTTGATGGCTTACCTCAATGGTAATCACACGCCAGATGATCAAGTCATTGTAATGGGTGATGTTAATATCTCACACACTGACTTAGACATTGGTATTGGCGAAGAAAACCGTAAACGCTGGTTGCGTACGGGTAAATGTAGTTTTTTACCTGAAGAGCGCGAGTGGCTAAATACTGTTATCGATTGGGGCTTTGAAGACAGTTTTCGTGCCTTAAACCCGAAAGTAGATGATAAGTTTTCATGGTTTGATTACCGTTCAAAGGGGTTCAATGACAATAGAGGTCTACGTATTGACCTTATTTTGGCGACCAAGCCATTGCACACTAAGTTGACCGAAGCGGGTATCGATTACGTACTTCGAGGCATTGAAAAGCCTTCAGACCACGCGCCAATTTGGGCAGTGTACAGCGACTAG
- a CDS encoding biliverdin-producing heme oxygenase yields the protein MHNIFSALKQGTQANHTTLENTYPFSLYHQTSSFNVTVYEEVLSVMYWFHSAVAGALQESAKRNSDLLPLLTHINIDSVLDALNCDLAQLRDISVSNSVTLSSESPILVDLPSFYSDSSRTISALYVWLGSSMGANIIVRRLATISPAPPTHYYAAMSQCARAWVTFKQHVETLTPSLSTGNPKLTRHIVEDANSWFAYLIALGEAKQSTSLPVQAQKA from the coding sequence ATGCACAACATTTTCTCCGCGCTAAAGCAAGGCACACAAGCCAATCACACGACATTAGAAAATACGTACCCCTTTTCGTTATACCACCAAACATCTTCATTTAATGTGACTGTTTATGAAGAGGTACTTTCGGTAATGTATTGGTTTCATAGCGCGGTTGCAGGTGCACTGCAGGAAAGCGCAAAGCGAAATAGCGATCTTTTACCACTGTTAACACACATTAATATTGATAGTGTGCTTGATGCCCTTAACTGCGATTTAGCGCAGCTCAGAGACATCAGCGTATCAAACAGTGTTACGTTAAGTAGTGAGAGTCCAATTCTTGTAGACTTACCGTCATTTTACAGTGATAGCAGTCGTACTATTTCTGCCCTTTATGTATGGTTAGGATCATCCATGGGCGCAAATATCATCGTTAGACGATTAGCGACGATATCTCCTGCTCCACCAACTCATTATTATGCAGCAATGAGTCAGTGTGCTCGTGCATGGGTTACCTTCAAACAACACGTTGAAACCCTCACCCCTTCACTTTCGACAGGAAACCCAAAATTAACACGGCATATTGTTGAAGATGCAAACAGCTGGTTCGCCTATCTCATTGCATTGGGTGAGGCTAAACAATCAACGTCTCTGCCTGTGCAAGCTCAAAAAGCATAA
- a CDS encoding DUF2750 domain-containing protein, with amino-acid sequence MFPETISEKLSDTVVEQAMKLSAEDRQELVVTYVLKAKEIWMVQGAEGFVMFEDGESVQLPVFPHRDLANAFVLTNGVDGQSVNVSLDEFNQTWLPGLEKNGVELVMFPTTSDVENLVMTAQDLSAALSE; translated from the coding sequence GTGTTTCCAGAAACAATATCAGAAAAGTTGAGCGATACCGTTGTAGAGCAAGCAATGAAGCTTTCGGCCGAAGACCGACAAGAGCTAGTGGTAACTTATGTGCTAAAAGCAAAAGAAATTTGGATGGTGCAAGGCGCTGAAGGCTTTGTCATGTTTGAAGACGGTGAAAGCGTACAACTACCCGTTTTCCCACATCGCGATTTAGCCAACGCATTTGTACTTACCAATGGAGTAGATGGTCAAAGCGTGAATGTGTCACTTGATGAATTTAACCAGACTTGGCTACCGGGCCTAGAGAAAAACGGTGTAGAGTTGGTGATGTTCCCCACAACCAGTGATGTTGAGAACCTTGTAATGACCGCACAAGATTTAAGTGCAGCGCTAAGTGAATAA
- a CDS encoding SufE family protein, with protein sequence MTENNNFPPIANELAKAKGWDEFTRTLMLAGKRLTPLDESLRDEHSAVPGCESPVWLFNKDGHFEGYSPSKIIRGVLAVLLEKANSLAPQERIQFDFEQYLQVCQLDRYLSQSRGNGIKAVIKRLQTDD encoded by the coding sequence ATGACAGAAAATAATAACTTTCCCCCCATAGCAAATGAACTTGCAAAAGCGAAAGGGTGGGATGAATTCACCCGCACGCTAATGCTAGCGGGGAAAAGACTTACACCGCTTGATGAGTCTCTGCGTGATGAGCACTCAGCTGTACCAGGCTGTGAAAGCCCTGTGTGGCTGTTTAATAAAGATGGCCATTTCGAAGGTTACTCTCCAAGTAAGATAATACGCGGTGTGTTGGCTGTACTGTTGGAGAAAGCGAATAGCCTTGCTCCACAGGAGAGAATACAGTTTGATTTCGAGCAGTATTTGCAAGTTTGTCAACTCGACCGTTACCTAAGCCAGTCTAGGGGTAACGGTATAAAAGCAGTGATCAAACGTCTACAAACCGACGACTAA
- a CDS encoding rod shape-determining protein, with protein sequence MFTKFIERFSATLYVQIWESRLKVTNVTNRTVFDDSPTVVIRTTEKGHKVISGIGKNAASTVQKNEVVVNPFSHPRALLCDFYVGEKLLQHAFKTILNTSWLRPRPKVIIHPMEKIEGGLTAIEERAFTELALGAGASAIALYVGKPLEVQHVDFEKLQIELRTSTQSEPPSQSTSNVGALFIWIAMITFAIWHFSK encoded by the coding sequence GTGTTTACAAAGTTTATTGAACGGTTTTCTGCAACGCTTTATGTACAAATCTGGGAAAGTCGATTAAAAGTGACCAACGTGACCAATCGCACAGTATTTGATGACTCTCCTACCGTTGTAATACGAACCACAGAAAAAGGCCACAAAGTTATTTCAGGCATTGGTAAAAATGCCGCAAGCACGGTGCAAAAAAATGAAGTTGTCGTAAATCCGTTTTCACATCCTAGAGCACTTCTATGTGATTTTTATGTCGGTGAAAAATTGCTGCAACACGCATTTAAAACGATTTTAAATACTAGTTGGCTTCGCCCACGTCCAAAGGTGATCATTCACCCAATGGAAAAAATAGAAGGTGGCCTTACTGCAATTGAGGAACGTGCATTTACAGAGCTAGCATTAGGCGCTGGGGCTAGCGCTATTGCACTTTATGTTGGCAAGCCTCTTGAGGTACAGCACGTAGATTTCGAGAAATTACAAATAGAACTTAGAACGAGTACTCAAAGTGAACCACCGTCTCAGTCAACCAGCAATGTTGGCGCACTTTTTATTTGGATCGCTATGATTACCTTCGCAATTTGGCATTTTAGTAAATAG
- a CDS encoding zinc ribbon domain-containing protein — protein MTISCLDCGFSELYKRERNTTGTLLDFFF, from the coding sequence ATGACAATAAGCTGTCTTGATTGTGGATTCTCTGAACTCTATAAGAGAGAGCGTAACACCACTGGAACCTTGTTAGATTTTTTCTTTTAA
- a CDS encoding glycosyltransferase family 4 protein, whose amino-acid sequence MNLSAVIIGYVWPEPNSSAAGQNMLSIIKSMCSAGHKVTFLTAATDSEHKTDLESLGVDSREIALNCSSFDSLIEDLAPDIVVFDRYMTEEQFSWRVKACCPNALRVLNTEDLHSLRQARHNAVKMHGDAKLADLNTELAQREIAAILRSDITLVISKHEMQLLAEHYQVPRSQLFYYPLPTDKSVPKSPPFTERAHFVHIGNFRHAPNWDAVLQLKQFIWPAIRQALPDAQLHIYGAYPPKKATQLHNEKQGFIVKGWARSVDDVMQNARVLLAPLRFGAGVKGKFLDAMRFATPSITTWIGAEGIADDYSWPGAVCGADIDQAKTIDEFAKHAVALYSNEENWTAASQKAVECVAQFSQQKDALPLEPYLTNVIESIAHHRQGLFLQSLLWHQTLTASKYMSQWIEAKNKKP is encoded by the coding sequence ATGAACCTTAGTGCTGTTATTATTGGCTACGTGTGGCCTGAGCCCAACTCTTCCGCTGCTGGCCAAAACATGCTCTCTATCATTAAAAGTATGTGCTCTGCCGGTCACAAAGTAACATTTTTGACTGCCGCTACTGACAGTGAACACAAAACCGACTTAGAAAGTTTAGGTGTTGATAGTCGAGAGATTGCACTTAACTGCAGTAGTTTTGACAGCCTCATTGAAGACCTCGCGCCTGATATTGTTGTTTTTGACCGCTACATGACCGAAGAGCAGTTTTCGTGGCGAGTTAAAGCGTGCTGTCCCAATGCGCTGCGCGTACTAAATACCGAAGACCTCCATAGCTTGCGTCAAGCAAGACACAACGCTGTAAAAATGCACGGTGATGCTAAACTAGCTGACCTCAATACCGAGCTTGCCCAGCGAGAAATAGCGGCAATACTTCGTAGCGATATCACTTTGGTTATTTCAAAGCATGAAATGCAATTACTTGCCGAGCATTATCAAGTACCACGCAGCCAGCTCTTCTACTATCCACTACCTACAGACAAATCAGTGCCTAAATCGCCGCCATTTACTGAGCGCGCACACTTTGTTCATATCGGCAATTTTCGACATGCACCAAATTGGGATGCAGTACTTCAGCTGAAGCAGTTCATTTGGCCTGCAATTCGACAAGCGTTGCCAGACGCTCAGCTTCATATTTATGGTGCCTATCCGCCCAAAAAAGCCACACAACTACATAATGAAAAACAAGGATTTATCGTTAAGGGCTGGGCGAGAAGTGTTGACGACGTAATGCAAAATGCACGTGTGCTACTGGCGCCGTTGCGCTTTGGTGCAGGCGTAAAGGGTAAGTTCTTAGATGCAATGCGTTTTGCCACACCTAGTATTACCACGTGGATTGGCGCAGAAGGTATAGCTGATGATTACAGCTGGCCTGGAGCCGTTTGTGGCGCTGACATAGATCAGGCTAAAACGATTGACGAATTCGCTAAACACGCTGTTGCGCTTTACAGCAACGAAGAAAATTGGACAGCAGCGAGCCAAAAGGCGGTTGAATGCGTAGCGCAATTTTCTCAACAAAAAGACGCCCTTCCCCTTGAGCCTTACTTAACGAACGTAATTGAAAGCATAGCGCACCACCGACAAGGCTTGTTTTTACAAAGTTTATTGTGGCACCAAACATTGACGGCGAGTAAGTACATGAGCCAATGGATTGAAGCAAAAAATAAAAAACCATAG
- a CDS encoding HDOD domain-containing protein has protein sequence MNLDELVSKAEDLFVLPDSVTRLKACMDDEASSIEDIGDIIAFDPSLATQLLRVANSALYRFPNKIDTITRAIQVVGTRSTYDLALAYGVSQAFSEVDGQIIDLDKFWEQSVSCGLLAKYFTDMRNIREPERAFVSGLLHNIGELVVVSLMPEAAKRCQAFNARVSPSELQFGVLGFTYNTLSAKLIEKWGIPETIHKPIERIHDDEGEFPEDRILQLSYVLALDNVNPEVYPSYHNLKPEMHDALSLNREDLEDALDITNLQCISVISLFNPNAFMLY, from the coding sequence ATGAATTTAGACGAACTTGTTTCAAAAGCAGAAGACCTTTTTGTTTTACCAGACTCTGTTACGCGATTGAAAGCCTGTATGGACGACGAAGCTTCAAGTATTGAAGACATCGGCGACATTATAGCCTTCGACCCGTCATTGGCTACACAGCTTCTGCGTGTGGCCAACTCTGCACTTTATCGTTTTCCCAATAAAATAGACACTATCACGCGTGCTATCCAAGTTGTTGGAACTCGTTCTACTTACGATTTGGCGCTGGCTTATGGCGTCAGTCAAGCATTTAGCGAAGTAGATGGGCAAATTATTGACCTTGATAAGTTCTGGGAACAGAGCGTGTCGTGTGGTCTACTTGCCAAATACTTTACGGATATGCGAAATATTCGCGAACCTGAACGCGCGTTCGTATCGGGCCTGTTGCATAACATTGGTGAATTGGTTGTTGTTTCATTAATGCCAGAAGCTGCTAAACGTTGTCAGGCGTTCAATGCGCGTGTCAGTCCATCAGAGTTGCAATTTGGGGTGCTTGGATTTACCTATAACACATTGTCGGCAAAACTCATTGAAAAGTGGGGTATTCCTGAAACTATCCATAAACCCATAGAGCGTATTCATGACGACGAAGGTGAATTTCCTGAAGATAGAATACTTCAGCTTTCTTATGTATTGGCGTTAGATAACGTAAATCCTGAGGTTTACCCGAGCTATCATAATTTAAAGCCCGAGATGCATGATGCGTTATCGTTAAATCGCGAAGATTTAGAAGATGCGTTGGATATTACTAATTTACAGTGCATATCGGTAATATCACTGTTTAATCCAAACGCCTTTATGCTTTACTAG